gcaggagggggcctggcctgggagtggagtgtgggcagggccacgctaggctgtttgggaaggcacagcgtACCCCTGCCTACGTAAGGATACCCGGTGCCCGTGTTCCCGGAGCTCTGAAAAGGGAGGGGGTGCAtgcctgctgggcagctgaaCTCAAGACACtgagcagagcggtcacagtgggcattgtgggatactgagGGAGGCCAGTTCTGGCGATATAACAAATGGCACTGTCTACGCTGACGCTTTGTTGCTTTAACTTTGCAGCAAAAAGCTCGATGCCTCTCCTCGAGGTAGTTTTATTTTGTCAGaaaacagcagagttttgccTCCAAAAGGAGCTTTGCAACGTGTCCACCTCCACcgttttgttggcaaaagctgccttttgcggACACAGCTGTGCAGTGTGGACAAGGCTTGAGCCTCCGGTGTCTTTCCCTCCTCTGCTGTCCCAGCTGCCCCCTCAATCTTTAGAAACTGGTGCCCTGAACCCCTGCAAATGAAAGTAAGACAATCAGTTTTTAATGTGACTGTTGTCCCTGCCAAGTCTTTCTCACTCAGGGACAAATCCTACACTCCGTATTCAGGCAAAAATAACCTACTGGCTTCCGAGGAGCTTTGCCTAAGGACTCCATGAGTTTGCTAAAGTGGCCTAGGGAATAaaagctcattttttaaaaaacaaattgcaaCATGGCTACAGGCAGCGGTGCTTGATTACAGCCAGTTGTTTTCTTCCTGATGCAGCTCTGGTTGGTGAACTGTGGAGGGGGAGATCTAATCTAcgaataaaaaaagagaaaaattaaagtAAGTTTTAAGTTTAATTTTCCTTGCTGGCTGGGACAGCGTTTCTAGGAATTAGAGCTGTTTATCAGAATGGTGACACCATGAACAAACATTAATTTTGGACACGCCTGTAGAGAGACAGGCGGGAGCATGGAGTTCCCCTGCCTGTGACACAGCCCCAAGGATGGAGGCCCACAAATGCAATTATCCAGGCCAAGGCCAAACTTCCTGGGAAGCTCAGGGGGGTTTCTGTGGGCTCATCCGGGCTATGCAGGGTTCATGTTTGCAAAGTAACCACAGTAGCTTTTCCTTCAGAATGCCCAGGGGCTTGTATTGAGCATTTAAAACCCAATGTGCCCTATAGTACGTATACCTCACGCTTGCCTTTGTACCATTTGAATACCTCCACTAATCACACCAGATAAACTGCATTTCTCTCAGTCAAAAACCAGATATTCACCCACCTGTggtttccctgctcccatttcccattGGCTCCCCTCACTGTGGCAAAGCAGGTCTGTCTGCTGACtgcctaggcagagtaggtgcaTCTGTGCAGATGCGCTCTGCCCCTGAGATCCTTTCCTCAGTGCCTCAGTCGCCGTGGGGTATCCTGGCTTACCTATGTTTGTCTGATCATTGTGAAGGGGTGTGTTACTGCATGAATAAATGGGGTTAATCCAGGAAGAGGGTGTCTGCACGTCAAAAAACAATGGCTTCAGATAGTCACCCAGCTACCAGCACTTAAAGGACAATTCAGGGGCCATTTGCTCTGATGTTTCTACCTTGGGTCCCCAGTGAGCCAAGCCAACAAGTTTGGCAAGCAGGGGGCTGTTCTGGGGTGCAATAAAACAAGGTCTAATTGTGGTGCTGTCTCTCTCAGTGCATAGGTCATTGATCCTCTGGAGTTCCATCTGTTTTTCTCAGGAAGCTCCATGGTGTCTGTTTCTGTCTCAGGCCTTTTCCCCGAAGCGGGGGGGAAGCctggttctccattcctctctgGAGTCTCCCCGGCTCGCAGCATGAATTATAAAATGCTCATGTCCATTGTCCTAACCTGGTCTTCTCAAGCCCGGGCAATTCTTTTATTATCTAGAAAAAAAGTCCTCTTTAAAAGTCTGTATccaaaaatggaagagattctctgTTCAGGCCAAAGAAAAGGGCCTAATGCCTGATTCCTCATCCGTTGTATCCATATTAGACAATCTGAGGCATTTAAAAGTCTAGATCTGTCTCATGTCCACCTGGCTGGTACAGCAGCTCAGCATAGACCTGAACAGGGAGCTCGCATGTCCTCTCACGGCGGTGTCTCAACGTTTCAGAAGTGCCTCCCCATTTCCTGTCTTGCACCGAGAGCATGGATACATTTTGGGTTGTATTATTgagtgtgttgtgtgtaagaGACAGGAGCAGGGTGATGAGCTAGGTGCGGTGTGAAAAgtggcaggggggagagagatgaATGCTGGAGATTTGGTTGGAGGGGCAGGATGAAATGTTGGAGGTGGAGAAAGTAAAATGGTTTTGTGGGTCAGAGacaagggggtgggaagagaggctggagggagctggCAAGAGCAAGAGGTAGAGAGAGGCAGTAGTTGGGGCACAGATGGCTAAGAGAACAAAGACCGACGTAGAGGGAGGTGAGCAGGGAAAGAGGTGAAGAGGGGGTAGAGGACCCATGCCCTTTGCACATAATCAGTCTATTTTCAGCTCTCAGTACAGTCAGTTCTGGCCTCCCCCCTTCCACACTTAATCACTTTCCCCACCTTGGCCCATTTCCCCCTCAGTCCAGTCAGCTTTTGTACCTCCAAGCCTCCTGCCCATGCAGCTCTTGTTCTCCCTGTGTCGCACCCCGGCACACCTCACACACCTGTACGTGCATTTTAGGCAGACTGGGTTTTGCTCTGTTCAGATTGGCAGGTTTGCTGCAGTGAGGATGTGAGGTAAACACTGTGCCTAAAGCTCAGTGGCACTGAAACACCCAGATCTTCACACCCCTCTTCGGTTTTTCCAGCATTTGGGAAATGAAGATTAGCACAGGTGCTGAGTTTTACTTTTGCTGCTGGGTGCTTTCCGCCTTCTGGTTTCACAGTGCACCATGTACATGCTCCTGCCACATTCTGGTgacttgtgggtgctgagcaccccctatttattttttggggggtgcttgagccccagagcacccattgAGTCTGCACCTACAAACACAGGTGTGttgtaaatataaagggaagggtaaacacctttaaaatccctcctggccagaggaaaaacactttcacctataaagggttaagaagctaggataaccttcctggcacctgaccaaaatgaccaatgaggagagaagatactttcaaagctgctgggagggagaaacaaaggctctctctgtctgtgtgatgcttttgccgggaacagaaaaggaatggagtcttagaacttagtaagtaatctagctagatatgcattagattctgtttgtttaaatggctgaggaaataagctgtgctgaattgaATGGATATTcccatttttgtgtctttttgtaacttaaggttttgcctagagagattctctatgttttgaatctaattaccctgtagggtatttaccatcctgattttacagaggtgattcttttactttttcttctattaaaattcttcttttaagaacctgaatgctttttcattgttcttaagttctaagggtttgggtctgtgttcacctatgcaaattggtgaggatttttatcaaaccttccccaggaaagggggtgtagggtttggggaggattttttggggaaagacatttccaaacaggctCTTTCCCAGTTTTATATCTGTTAGacccttggtggtggcagcaataaagtccaagaggaaaaggaaaatagtttgtaccttgggaaagtgttaacctaagctggtaaaaataagcttaggaggttttcatgcaggtccccacatctgtaccctagagttcagagcggggaaggaaccttgacaaggtgccATCAGTGAGCAGTGTTGGAGTTATGCCTCTGTGTGTGCACGCTAGCCCAGCGAGACGATGGGACCACAAAATGTCCGCCTGTGGGGGCTCCACAGCGACTGTTAGTGAGTGTGCACACCTCTGAGAGCAGGCATCCTCACAGGGCTGTGGTTATGGCTCTTAAAAGGGAGTGGTGATCAGTGGATCCTAATCTCGCCAAAGTGCTGGCTCCTGTATAGCCTGGTATTGTCCCCTGCCCTCAGATAGTGCCCCTGTCCCAACTGTAGACTCATCTGTGGTCCATTAGCAGCAAGTTCTGTAGAAACTGATATTTACACCTCTGAGCAAGCCTGAGAAAGGCACAGTCGGGATCTCTGCTGATTTGCCAAGAAATGGGACGGGAGGCTGGCAGCGACTGGAGTtaggggcagagatggggagtGGTTGGGCAACGAGACTCTgtctgggagccagggagggaagTGGTGGTGAGGGGATTGGGCAGGGGGGAAAGAACTGgaggaggtagggtgaccagaaagcaagTGTGTGTGAAAAATCAGCACActttttgggagggtggggggcatcgttgcctatataagacaaagcccctaatattgggatggtcccgataaaattgggacatctggcagtgttccctctaagtttttacatccatgtgtggaatgaattttgttatgtgcacaatATGGAGGCGATGTGTGACTCATCACCTTCATATCAGTgcccataacaaaattcatgtggtgggggtgggggcgaggggttcagagtgtgggagggggcttggggctggggcagagggttggggtgcaggggaggaggggtctggctggggatgcagactctggggtggggctggggatgaggagtttggggtgtgggagggggctcagggccgaGACAAAGGGTCAGGGTGCGggggatcaggggtttggggtgcaggctgtcccGGGGCTGCGGTGCGTAGAGAGGACTCCCTCCACccctctcttgctgcagcagcTCGGGGCCGGGtcagaggtgcctctccccggtCACATCAGCAatggtggggcggggctgggctgagggTGGGGCTCCTGTCCCTGTCAGCTACAGCGGGCCTGGGCTGGGccgagggaggggctcctctccttGGCAGCTCCggtggggccaggctgggtcGGAGGAGTGGTGCCTCTCCCCCCGGCCTGCGTGGCCCTTGAGAGCCTGCTCCGTGActgcacagcttacagggaacataGACACCTGGTGACCCTACCAGGAGGGGAGGCAGATCGGACAAGGAGCTGAGATAGGCGGGGAGAACTGGAAATGGCTGAGCtaagactgggacaaggagctggggagtgggagtggggactGGGAATGGCAAggtggggagactgggactggggtGAGGAATCTGGAGGATTGAGACTGGGATCAGAAACCACAGGAGTGGAAACTGGAGCTGGCTAAATgaggagactgagaggggacgaGGAGCCACGGGTGTAGTGGAGACTAGGACTGGgacagggcagaaggggtcaGGCTTCGGGGGCATGGGTCAAAGAGTCTACGTtcactacagcagtggttctcaacaaggggCATGTGTAGCCCTGGCgatactcagaggtcttccgggggtacctccactcacctagatatttgccttgttttCCAACAGGCTCCATAAAAAGCACGAGCGCAGTCAGGacaagctaaaatttcatacagacaatgacttgtttacactgctctatatgctacacgcggaaatgtaagtacaatagttatattcctgttgatttatttcataattatcTGGTAAAACTGAGAAAGTAGCAATTTGTCAAAAACAGTGTGGCtgggacacttctgtatttttgtgtctgaattTCTAAACCGGCTGAGATTCACACATTTCTCTAAAAACCTGTTAAGTCTACAAGACAATGATATAACCACTTTGAATcaagtttatttttttcttgggaAATGGCACAATTTGTGGgcggaaaaagagagagaaaaatcattaTGTGACACTACTGTATTACTTAAAACAAAACCGATTTAAAAAAGGTAAGAATACTAAATGACAACAATGTTGTGCTGAAACACACGTTTATTATACGGTATCTGATATATATTTGAGCAATATAAGATATATGATGTcttaaaagcaaagaaatgaaGAATTAAAGTATTTGTAAATAAGAGGAAGCATGAGCTTACGTCCTTTGCTGAATGGGGAGCTAAACAAATTGGATGGAGTGAACAGAGCATTACACTGTAAGAGTTAGTGGCAACTTAATATTGGCTATAAACAATACAATCCATATGCCCCTAGAAGCTCTAAAATTGTTTGAAAACTATCCATCAAAATTGACTGTATATTTGATTGGTCGTTGATTTGTGCTCTCTGCACAAGCAAAGCATCACCCCCTTATCTTTTGTTTTTGTCCTTGAAAGACTTTGCCGGCTCTAGGACTATGGGAATAAATCCTGTTCGTCCTTTTGACTGTAGACTACAGCGGTAGAGAATCATTTCTAATTTTCAAATAATGAGAGTTCCGTTAACATTTTACTAGACCTGCACTTAGAATCCCCGTGTGGCATGAATCATTGTCTAAATCCAATCTCTCTGCATGTAGATAGCTTTTATTTCCTGTGTTCCTAAGTGCTGTACATGGACCAAAAGCAATGGTGAGCAGGTGTGGAGTTATCTAGGAATGGTCAAAAATTCTCAGTGAAAactgtttttgacagaaaattgggttttcaactaacCCGAGTTTTCCATGGAAtgtgtctgctttctgtggaaaattacaaACTTAttcactgaaaaccaaaaaattctCAGCCCAAACCTcaaaagtttaatttttcagtttttcacaaaatgaaatgtttagcaGAAAACGTtgacaaaaatgaatttttttgtggTGGTGAAATTTTgcacaggaagaaaaaaatctgaccaGTTCTAGTCATATCCTCTTGCCTCACACAATTTCAAGCATATTATGAGCAGATAGCTTTCTGCTAGTAGACGGGCACAAACATTACATTTCACCAAAACTTCCTAGaagtgtcattttaaaatctcaaagaTCTAATTCAAtttattcaacattttcagaacagGAGTCAATTAATTTGTCAATGAGCTTTAATGCTAAACCTCTGAGAGCAAGAAAGTTTTTTTGGAGTTTCAAAGCAAATCAAAATCCGTCTTGCAGGGAAATGCTAACTACAGTCTTAACTATGAAGAGTCTACTGTAATGTGACAGTAGTGGATATCTAAGAACCACATTCTTCTAACAATGAACAAAGAATTTTGCTGTACGGGAATAAAGAAGACCCATAAGTTTACTTCCACAGTGAGGCCAGGATAACACATTGTACATAGACCAATTTATTCACAGCTTCACAATAGGTTGTATTTAGAAATTTGGTATGTTTGGTTGTCTTAACCAGCCCCCGCTATTCCCAATGAATGGCAAACCTGAACTTTCTTACCCATGAAAAGAGTAAGATTGGTTAATACTGGGTTCAAGAGGGACTCCCCAGGTTGTCCGTGTTAGATTGCAGTACTGTGTGtgaaaagctggacatgtttCACAAGCCCCTATCCCTGTGGGGAAGGTTGGAGGACTGCACAGAAAGAGTGCTTTTTCATTCAGTTagacaaaatactttaaaagccAAGATCGAACCTCTTTATCCTAAGCCTATGAAAACAAAAACGtttgtatttggttttgttcAAGTTTGGTTCAGTCTTAGCCACCTTGTAAAGAGGGGAAATACAATTATGATTATGAATTTATGAACCAGCAAAATCTAAGTATCTGTTAATTACATGGGTTCTCCAGTATCATAAACAAGCTACAAAAATGGCATATAAATTTTAGATTacaagcatttttcttttttcacatatGGCTTAAATATCAGGTGTAGCAGACCTATAAtatcccccccccaacacacactatCCTTCCTGGAAAAAATGTCATTGGAGGGGATGGGCTTGTCCTGACTCTCGATCAATCTCTTATCTGTCCATCAAGCTTAATTTGACAAGAGGGATAATGTAGCATTTGGGAGTACTGCGTGGAGCTGGGTACTGACCCTGGGGCATTTTCCCAATCTCCCTGGCCTGTGTGGCTGGAACAATTTTGCTTATTTCTGAGCCCATACCggaatttgtgtttgttttggagCTAGTGGCTTTGCACAGTATTTAAAATAGGCACCACCTTTGCTGGCTCGGCAGTTACGAGCAATTTCAAGGCAAGCGAAACAAAATTCAACTTGACATTGTGGACATACAATATATTTGCACTTTTCCATGTGCTCAATGAGTCGCCCACAGGTGGGACAAGCACGGATGGAGGGACAGTTTTTTATTTCACTTCCTGGAAGATCCTTCAGCTTGCAGTTTGCTAAGACTTCCAGGGACTGGTTCTTGCATCCCTCattttcacacctctcagaggGTGCTCCAGCACCTTTCCAGGGCTTCAGGCACTGCCAGCAGAACTCAAAGACGTCCCCCTTCAGAGAATGGCAGAGGATACAGACCACCCTCAGGTTTTTCAGATCACAGCGTTCAACAAAGCTTTTGCAGTTGGGACACTTAGAGAAAAAACAAATTTCGGACGTGAGTGAGAATGTTACTccatcctttttaaaaagaaagtgacaCAAAATGGTATTTACATCACTTCTGGAGTTCCTTTGCATTTTACAGATCACCTGTAAAGATGAGTGTGTGCCCTTTTGACTTcttccgagggccacatcagggtgcaaaactgtatggagggccgggtagggaaggttgtgccttccaaaacagcctggctcctgccccctatcttccccctcccactttctgccccctgactgcgcccctcagaactcctgacccatccaacccccccccactccttctcccctgactgccccctcctgggaccccatgccccaaaccgccccccgggaccccaccccctattctaccccccctactccttgtcccctgactgcccccccagatccctatccacacccctgtcccctgactgctccccccagacctcctgccccttatccaaccccccccccccgctccccacccccttaccatgccactcagagcagcaggagctcacagccacaatgcccagccagagccagccacactgctggagtggctgcaggggaggagggagagcaggggagggtctgggcaggatggtcccacgggccggatatggcctgcaggccgtagtttgcccaccactgatttataATGAAGGTCTGAAAGGGTATTTTCTCTCCAAAAACACTTACTGTTTTTGATTATTTGCCACAGAAATATCAGGAACatcaaaacagtggaggtgtacacactgaaatgctcctcctgccgatgtaactcccctgctatgttgacataataaaaccacctcaacaaaaggcatagggcttatgtcggtGCAGCTACGgtgacagtgtctgtgtagacactgccttccTTACATCGGCCATTGGCTGTCATTCTTGGCAATTTCACAGTTCTGCTGGTCTCCGCTCCAAGCCGGACTGCCACCCAGGCTCCCAGCAAAGACAGAGGTGTGAAAGAGGAGAGAAGCAGTAGGGATCTGTACTCACCTCTTTGAAGTCATAGTAATATTTAGCTGCAAACTTTGCAAGTTTTTCTTCAAAGTTCTGTTGCTCTGTTTCAGTGAGTGAAGCATTCCGACGGACTTCCGGATAGGACCATTCCTTCCCACATTTCTCCCCATTAACATCAGCAGGGCAGTGAAACCTCAAGTGACCCTGTAGGCCAGAAAAGCAGAGAAGTCAAGGAGGCAAAGCTGTGAAATCTGAAACCTGTTCCATATTACAAGCCACCTATTAAGGTCAGTGTTCACTCCATCTTCATATAattgcttgtttgtttgcttgttcgGAACTTGGGTCTAGTTGTACTGATGAGATTCTGGTGGTGATGGAAGTGCTAAATATGGCCAGAAAACATGATGCTTTCTCTGATTTCTGAAGCAGCTTAACTCTTCATTTTTCTCACTTTGTTGAagcattgtgtgtatatatagtcatAACCAACCTTCACTTCccactaaattttttttaaataacttgctAATCTGAGGTTTATGAATGTATCACTGAGTCATCACCAAGtgaaatatttataaatgtatttaaaggAGTAATATTGGCGAAATATTTCCTGAAGCAAAAAAACAAAGTCCTGGGGAAAAGCTCATATTTAAATGGGGGGGAATCAGTGATTTGAAGAAAAATTGCTTTGATGACTCTGATTGTGGTCTCCATTCTGGCCGTGTGCGCTGTTTTGTGGGGCTACTTATAAAATTACTCTTCTTTCTTTTAGTATTTAacatttctttccctattttgtctATCTCTTGTTTTATGTTCTCATCTGTTCTGTATGTGCAGAGCTTGGAAAACTGCAAAGAGCAATTCCAGCCGCAGTTGGCTGTTTAATCCACCTTATGCTCTCCTTGGTGTTGAGGAATTTCAGGTTATCATCCACTCAGCCTGCCTTCTTTCTTAAATGTAAGACTAGCTCACTGAACCAGCACACACGGCACCAAAAGACTGTGATTTAGGAAGCAGGACTCATGAAGAACGTGGTAGTCCTCATGCAATTTGAGAATGTGCTTTTATGTTGATTTTGGGATAGCTGCTCTGGGCCCCTTCAACAACACACTGATTTATGTTAGGATCATCTGAAAGTGCTCAACACGGTTTGATAGCATGATCTGAATTTTTGTtcttttccccatcccttttTGCAATGGATCATAACTTTTGTGGGCCATTCATCCACTTCTTGTTACGCATTCCCCTGGCTGGGGAAGCCCATCCTGACTCTGAAGGAGGACTACATCAAGTCCGTAGGATAATGCATTGGCTGAAACTGTGGTGTTTATTTGGGCTATAGAAAACTAAATGTGGCAAGGTGCTCAAGTTTTATTTTATCTCTGAGTGTACTTAGCTCTGTATAGGTCTCCAGTAACAGGACTTTTTGGTTCCTCAAGAGACTGGAGTCAAGGATTTTGACTTCTCTGCTAGGTACGGTACTTCCTTGCATGGGTCATTCATGCCCATTAAATCTAGGTATGTCTCTAAAATTCTTATGCTCACCCTGGGTTATTGTTTGCACACTTTCTGGGTCCGCTTTGACCCCTGTCTCATCAATAATTTGGTCTAAAAACTTCATTCTGTCCCTTGAGAATTCGAACTTATCCATTTTATCCACAGTGTCAtccgcagatgacactaagctagggggAGTGGtatatatgctggagggtagggatagggtccagagtgacctagacaaattggaggattgggccaaaagaaatctgatgaggttcaacaaggaaaagtgcagagtcctgcacttaggacggaagactcccatgcaccgctacagactggggactgactggctaagcagcagttctgcagaaaaggacctggggattacagtggatgagaagctggatatgagtcagcagtgtgcccttgtttccaagaaggctaacggcatattgggttgcattagtaggagcattgccagcagatcaagggaagtaattattcccctctattctgtattgtgtccagttttgggccccccaatacagaaaggatgtggacaaattgtagagtccagcggagggcaatgaaaatcattagggggctggggcacatgacttacgaggagagacagagggaactgggcttatttagtcttcagaagagaagagtgaagggggatttgatagcagccttcaactacctgaaagggggttccaaaggggatggagctcggctgttctcagtggtggcagatgacagaacaaggagtaatgatctcaagttgccatgggggaggtctaggttggatattaggaaacactatttcactaggagggtggtgaaggactggaatggattccctagggaggtgggggaatatccttccttagaggtttttaaggcccggcttgacaaagtcctggctggaataatttagttggtgttggtgctgctttgagcagggggttggactagatgacctcctgaggtcccttccaaccctaatatcttctaggattctatgatttggcAGAAGTCATAATTCCTGGAAAGGTTCATCTTCCTTTGAAAGTGTTCAAAGGCAGATGATATGCCGAATGGATGTTGACTAAAACAAAAATTTCCAAATGGTGTAATAGAAGTAATTAGTAGTGTAGAGTCTATGGCTACTCAAAAGAACTGCAACTGGGCATGGCATTTTGAGAGGACTTTTGTGTCTCcaagttcatagaatcagagaaccataaggttagaagggactgcagggatcatctagtctaaccccctgccaagatgcaggattgcAAGTTGTTCTAACGTATGTTCTACACATTGAGGTACATGTCTATTCCTTCAGTGATTCTCATTAAGCTTAAAAAATTGTACATGGATCTGAATCTTTGGGTTTTGGGCCTGTCACTAGCACACCATTCTGCTGGAATATCTACTTGGGAAGTTACATGCATCGTCTCCATTTGACGGAGTTCCTCTTTTACCTGGCTGTCAGTGGGAGGGAGACTTCTAGGTGCTGGCCGGGAGTGGGAATTGAAAGCAAGTGGGGTGGCAGGTGGAACTGCCTGTTGCCGGCTCAAAGGAAGTCAGTCACTGCTgtgtcagggctctggctgtgttCAGTGTTTTGTATATAATGTGGTCTCACCTCATTGCTTTGTGTACCCCTGACATTACAATATCATTACAACCCAAAGTACCAACCCAACC
The nucleotide sequence above comes from Caretta caretta isolate rCarCar2 chromosome 6, rCarCar1.hap1, whole genome shotgun sequence. Encoded proteins:
- the LOC125638276 gene encoding E3 ubiquitin-protein ligase DDB_G0292642 isoform X2, which encodes MRVEMSCGHAADPGSLTGWCRSLLDQGHLRFHCPADVNGEKCGKEWSYPEVRRNASLTETEQQNFEEKLAKFAAKYYYDFKECPNCKSFVERCDLKNLRVVCILCHSLKGDVFEFCWQCLKPWKGAGAPSERCENEGCKNQSLEVLANCKLKDLPGSEIKNCPSIRACPTCGRLIEHMEKCKYIVCPQCQVEFCFACLEIARNCRASKGGAYFKYCAKPLAPKQTQIPVWAQK
- the LOC125638276 gene encoding E3 ubiquitin-protein ligase DDB_G0292642 isoform X1; translation: MEFFRKENEEPTPKFVRRKDDITGDDDDVMRVEMSCGHAADPGSLTGWCRSLLDQGHLRFHCPADVNGEKCGKEWSYPEVRRNASLTETEQQNFEEKLAKFAAKYYYDFKECPNCKSFVERCDLKNLRVVCILCHSLKGDVFEFCWQCLKPWKGAGAPSERCENEGCKNQSLEVLANCKLKDLPGSEIKNCPSIRACPTCGRLIEHMEKCKYIVCPQCQVEFCFACLEIARNCRASKGGAYFKYCAKPLAPKQTQIPVWAQK
- the LOC125638276 gene encoding uncharacterized protein LOC125638276 isoform X3; protein product: MKSLHQSLFVERTISQGHLRFHCPADVNGEKCGKEWSYPEVRRNASLTETEQQNFEEKLAKFAAKYYYDFKECPNCKSFVERCDLKNLRVVCILCHSLKGDVFEFCWQCLKPWKGAGAPSERCENEGCKNQSLEVLANCKLKDLPGSEIKNCPSIRACPTCGRLIEHMEKCKYIVCPQCQVEFCFACLEIARNCRASKGGAYFKYCAKPLAPKQTQIPVWAQK